A region of Cellulophaga sp. RHA19 DNA encodes the following proteins:
- a CDS encoding Imm43 family immunity protein: MNTINVITNNIYYDVFIGEKFNNNDPDLPVRSSGWYEYRNKRDGKPPTKDKTLPLSTISIFKGIKKIDFDLYIADRKFWILSKKLYDFFKQNNLLDIDLFEYSQHSIYNFKGTLLNDDFVMLRFFEDNNSIIDWQNVETIDVKDQFTGVKNNYYSKLSFLKHLDIFVLYKSPFYSRAFFASDTLKRELIENFKGLDSFSLNEFINYHRAKYKY, from the coding sequence ATGAATACTATTAATGTAATCACAAATAACATTTATTACGATGTTTTTATAGGAGAAAAGTTTAACAATAATGATCCTGATTTACCAGTAAGGAGTTCAGGATGGTATGAGTACAGAAATAAAAGAGATGGAAAACCTCCTACTAAAGATAAAACCCTTCCCTTATCAACAATTTCTATCTTTAAAGGAATTAAAAAAATTGATTTTGATTTATATATAGCAGATAGGAAGTTTTGGATTTTATCAAAAAAACTTTATGATTTTTTTAAACAGAATAATTTATTAGATATAGATTTATTTGAATATTCTCAACATTCTATTTATAATTTTAAAGGAACTTTGCTTAATGATGATTTTGTTATGTTACGTTTTTTTGAAGATAATAATAGTATTATTGATTGGCAAAATGTAGAAACTATAGATGTAAAGGATCAGTTTACTGGTGTAAAAAATAATTATTACAGCAAGTTAAGCTTTCTTAAACATTTAGATATATTTGTTCTCTATAAATCACCATTTTATAGTAGAGCATTTTTTGCTTCAGATACTCTTAAAAGAGAGTTAATAGAAAATTTTAAAGGATTGGATTCTTTTTCATTAAATGAGTTTATCAATTATCACAGAGCAAAATATAAATATTAA
- the rpe gene encoding ribulose-phosphate 3-epimerase has translation MSNNKIAPSLLAADFGNLQRDVEMVNNSEADWHHIDIMDGVFVPNISYGMPVLKSIAQHATKTLDVHLMIVDPDRYIKTFAELGANVLSVHYEACTHLHRTLQAIKAEGMMAGVALNPHTGVHLLEDIINDIDVVCLMSVNPGFGGQSFIENTYNKVKALKELIIKKNAKTLIEIDGGVTSKNAKALVDAGADVLVAGSFVFKSDNPTATIKNLKELIG, from the coding sequence ATGAGCAACAATAAAATTGCACCTTCTTTATTAGCAGCAGACTTTGGAAACCTACAGAGAGATGTAGAAATGGTAAACAATAGTGAGGCAGATTGGCACCATATAGACATTATGGACGGCGTTTTTGTTCCTAACATATCTTACGGTATGCCTGTGTTAAAAAGTATAGCACAGCACGCTACAAAAACATTAGATGTACATTTAATGATTGTAGACCCAGATAGGTACATAAAAACCTTTGCAGAGTTAGGAGCAAATGTATTATCTGTACATTATGAAGCTTGTACACATTTACATAGAACTTTACAAGCAATTAAAGCTGAAGGTATGATGGCTGGCGTTGCCTTAAACCCTCACACAGGCGTACATTTATTAGAAGATATTATTAATGATATTGATGTTGTATGCTTAATGAGTGTTAATCCTGGTTTTGGAGGACAATCTTTTATAGAAAACACTTACAATAAGGTAAAAGCATTAAAAGAATTAATTATTAAGAAAAATGCAAAAACCCTTATAGAGATAGATGGCGGTGTTACTTCTAAAAATGCAAAAGCTTTAGTAGACGCAGGTGCAGATGTACTTGTTGCTGGTAGTTTTGTTTTTAAAAGTGATAACCCAACAGCTACAATTAAAAACTTAAAAGAACTTATAGGCTAG
- a CDS encoding YpdA family putative bacillithiol disulfide reductase: MNLFDVIIIGGGPIGIACGLEAKKNGLSYLILEKGCIVNSLYNYPAKMQFFSSSEKLEIDNIPFISNEAKPKKEEALEYYRRIVSSNDLDINLFEKVTNVTKDTTYYIVKTSKTTYTANNVIIATGFYDIPNKLNIPGEDLPKVTHYYNNPHYFSKQKVAVVGASNSSIDAALECWRKGAEVTLIIRGAEVGQRVKYWVRPDIINRIEEGSIKVIYNANITEIKETQLTVKTVDGAITLQNDYVLALTGYRPNFDFLTKMGITLSNDAKKIPTHNTDTMETNLSNVYLAGVICGGMETHKWFIENSRIHAKKIISTILQKK, translated from the coding sequence GTGAATTTATTTGATGTTATAATTATTGGCGGCGGACCTATTGGTATTGCCTGCGGATTAGAAGCTAAAAAAAACGGACTTTCTTATCTTATTTTAGAAAAAGGGTGTATTGTAAACTCGTTATACAATTACCCTGCTAAAATGCAATTTTTTTCATCATCCGAAAAACTAGAAATAGACAACATTCCTTTTATCAGTAATGAAGCTAAACCTAAAAAAGAAGAAGCTTTAGAATACTACAGAAGAATTGTAAGTAGCAATGATTTAGACATTAATTTATTTGAAAAAGTAACTAATGTCACCAAAGACACTACTTATTATATTGTAAAAACCAGTAAGACAACTTACACTGCAAATAACGTAATAATAGCTACTGGTTTTTACGATATACCTAATAAATTAAATATTCCGGGAGAAGACTTACCAAAAGTCACCCATTACTATAACAATCCGCATTATTTCTCTAAACAAAAAGTAGCAGTTGTTGGCGCAAGTAACTCATCCATAGATGCCGCTTTAGAATGCTGGCGTAAAGGTGCAGAAGTAACTTTAATTATTCGTGGCGCAGAAGTTGGTCAACGCGTAAAATATTGGGTACGCCCAGATATTATTAACCGCATAGAAGAAGGTAGTATAAAAGTAATTTATAATGCCAATATTACAGAAATTAAAGAGACCCAACTAACAGTTAAAACTGTTGATGGTGCTATTACCTTACAAAACGACTATGTTTTAGCATTAACTGGCTATAGACCAAATTTTGATTTTCTTACCAAAATGGGCATCACCTTGTCTAACGATGCAAAAAAGATACCAACACACAACACAGACACAATGGAAACCAATTTAAGTAACGTTTATTTAGCTGGTGTAATTTGTGGTGGTATGGAAACGCACAAATGGTTTATAGAAAATTCTAGAATTCACGCTAAAAAAATAATTAGCACTATACTACAAAAGAAATAA
- a CDS encoding tetratricopeptide repeat-containing sensor histidine kinase, with amino-acid sequence MTLTKPTYSTFFHKLKTTLILLLVSVFQLVSAQEIDSTKTEKDETPFFSFSWSQIQLDETLKPYYDALKTAEFGAQRFSVFDQLIEKHAYKANTDSVLHYGNLYVQELGNWDKPEKEKKYLYAKAYYFMSLGSSLNGLIDKSIEWNIKGLQEAEAINDTEFLYLHKVSLAKNYITQDKTDKAIDLLTESIDKYGKQHSKVTNKALMQLGNAYAKKQDYTKAEEYYNSSLELAKQFKDLEVELEVRLQLTKFLEIKKDYPYALKYYAEISNEAKANDYNAIYYEGALLIAKVYYKQGYYDIANIGLTTAYVNAIDHENLEFQKQILTVQAKSYYKQEDYKNAYAVMTQLFSVLNQIKAKQQREIIKELEIQYETLKKEQAISDLKEDQIKQEAELDRQKTIKSAFLIGFLVILIPVIALLYTYYQKIQAQSELAKKNEEINNQKVTTLKQEQELKLIKASIEGQDEERKRIAQELHDSIGGNLAGIKLQLASVKEKTETLNTITGQLDETYQLVRDISHTLIPKKFRQDDFTQLIKEYTKSITNTGELNVEFYPHPEEKINTINEMVKMELFKIIQELMTNTLKHAKASNTDIHLNYFEDSITLLFEDNGKGFNKENNGDGIGFTNIKSRIEKLNGTLHIDSAVNRGTVISIEIPIKNTTNDNL; translated from the coding sequence TTGACTTTAACCAAACCAACATACAGTACATTTTTTCACAAATTAAAAACAACTCTAATTCTACTTTTAGTAAGTGTTTTTCAATTAGTTAGTGCACAAGAAATAGACAGTACAAAAACTGAAAAAGATGAAACTCCATTTTTTTCTTTTTCTTGGTCTCAAATTCAATTAGACGAAACCCTTAAACCATACTATGATGCTTTAAAAACTGCTGAGTTTGGAGCGCAACGTTTTTCAGTCTTTGATCAACTTATAGAAAAACACGCTTATAAAGCAAATACAGACTCTGTACTACATTACGGAAACCTATATGTACAAGAACTAGGCAATTGGGATAAACCCGAAAAAGAGAAGAAATACCTTTACGCAAAGGCTTATTATTTTATGTCTCTTGGTAGTTCTTTAAACGGATTAATAGACAAATCTATTGAGTGGAACATAAAAGGACTACAAGAAGCAGAAGCCATTAACGATACTGAGTTTTTATATTTACATAAAGTAAGTTTAGCAAAAAACTACATAACTCAAGACAAGACAGACAAAGCCATAGATTTACTAACAGAGTCTATAGACAAATACGGCAAACAACATTCTAAGGTTACCAATAAAGCGCTTATGCAATTAGGTAATGCATATGCAAAAAAACAAGATTACACTAAAGCAGAAGAGTACTACAATTCTTCATTAGAACTAGCAAAACAATTTAAAGATTTAGAAGTTGAGCTAGAAGTAAGACTTCAACTCACTAAATTCCTAGAGATAAAAAAAGATTATCCATACGCATTAAAATATTACGCAGAAATTAGTAATGAAGCAAAAGCTAATGATTACAACGCTATTTATTATGAAGGCGCACTATTAATTGCAAAAGTATACTATAAACAAGGATATTATGATATTGCAAACATAGGACTTACAACAGCCTATGTAAATGCAATTGATCACGAAAATTTAGAGTTTCAAAAACAAATTTTAACTGTACAGGCAAAAAGTTATTACAAACAAGAAGATTATAAAAATGCTTATGCTGTTATGACACAGCTTTTTAGTGTCTTAAACCAGATAAAAGCAAAGCAACAAAGAGAAATTATAAAAGAACTAGAGATACAGTACGAAACATTAAAAAAAGAACAAGCTATATCTGACTTAAAAGAAGATCAAATTAAGCAAGAAGCAGAACTAGACCGTCAAAAAACAATTAAATCTGCATTTTTAATTGGTTTTTTAGTTATTCTTATTCCCGTTATTGCTTTACTCTATACATACTATCAAAAAATACAAGCACAAAGTGAGCTTGCTAAAAAGAACGAAGAAATAAATAACCAAAAGGTTACCACACTTAAACAAGAGCAAGAATTAAAACTTATTAAAGCCTCCATTGAAGGTCAAGATGAAGAGCGTAAACGTATAGCTCAAGAATTGCACGACAGTATTGGCGGTAATTTAGCTGGCATAAAATTACAATTGGCAAGTGTTAAAGAAAAAACAGAAACTTTAAATACAATTACAGGACAATTAGATGAAACCTACCAATTGGTTAGAGACATATCTCACACACTAATCCCTAAAAAGTTTAGACAAGACGATTTTACGCAGCTCATAAAAGAATACACAAAATCTATCACCAACACAGGCGAACTTAATGTAGAGTTTTATCCGCACCCAGAAGAAAAAATAAACACCATTAATGAAATGGTAAAAATGGAGTTGTTTAAAATTATTCAAGAATTAATGACAAACACTCTTAAACACGCCAAAGCATCTAATACAGATATACATCTAAATTACTTTGAAGATAGCATTACCTTACTTTTTGAAGACAACGGTAAAGGTTTTAACAAAGAAAATAATGGAGACGGTATTGGGTTTACAAATATTAAAAGTAGAATAGAAAAACTAAACGGTACCTTACACATAGATTCTGCTGTAAACAGAGGAACAGTAATATCTATAGAAATACCAATAAAAAACACAACCAATGACAACTTATAA
- a CDS encoding response regulator, whose amino-acid sequence MTTYNLIIADDHKMFIDGLTSILEDAPEFNITTTAKNGAQVVKYLDINGADDIHLLVTDLTMPEMNGIELNTIVKERFPGLKTLVVSMHIDGGMIDTLIRGNVDGYVPKNAEKDELLEAIRTIIGGEKYFSTEIKKAYTDAMFASKKEKEVSLTNREKEVLKLIAEEYTTQEIADELFLSKHTIESYRKNLISKLNVKNLAGLTKHAIKMGLLDD is encoded by the coding sequence ATGACAACTTATAACCTAATTATTGCAGACGACCATAAAATGTTTATAGACGGACTTACGAGTATTTTAGAAGATGCTCCTGAGTTTAATATTACTACAACCGCTAAAAATGGTGCGCAAGTAGTAAAGTATTTAGACATAAATGGTGCTGATGACATTCATTTATTAGTGACAGATTTAACTATGCCAGAAATGAATGGTATAGAATTAAACACTATAGTAAAAGAACGCTTCCCTGGTTTAAAAACACTAGTTGTTAGTATGCATATAGATGGCGGTATGATAGACACACTAATTAGAGGCAATGTAGATGGCTATGTACCCAAAAATGCTGAAAAAGATGAATTATTAGAAGCCATTAGAACTATAATTGGCGGAGAAAAATATTTTTCTACAGAAATAAAAAAAGCTTACACTGATGCAATGTTTGCAAGCAAAAAAGAAAAAGAGGTTTCTTTAACAAATAGAGAAAAAGAGGTTTTAAAACTTATTGCTGAGGAATACACTACACAAGAAATTGCAGACGAATTGTTTTTAAGCAAGCACACAATAGAAAGTTATCGTAAAAATTTAATTTCTAAGTTAAATGTGAAAAATTTAGCTGGCTTAACCAAACACGCAATAAAAATGGGACTTCTAGACGATTAA
- a CDS encoding glycosyl hydrolase: protein MYLFVLIAIISCSVDKSSDIEEINSTAITNQKVEKKPYFIGTNPTPNGKKWKTVYKLTDEFSDNKINSKKWYTDPNAHPHLKWPGRLPALFQSKRIKANKGKMTIEVGKLGEPKTISPYGKPLTYTYYGGILRSKITSTVGNYYECRMKMSKTEMGGGFWLMGYNNNCNKKHEIDITESVGVLTPLTAEWARKAKWDKIYHSNAIRRENKCQKDSKRAQGAVTTTTKNHERYYVYGFWWKSATELVFFLDGKEQYTLTPPVPFNQQMYLQFSIESYDWNPIPADGGKVASANLKDRTCYVDYIRTFKLINK, encoded by the coding sequence TTGTATTTATTTGTTCTAATAGCGATTATATCGTGCAGTGTCGATAAAAGTTCAGACATTGAAGAAATCAATAGCACTGCAATAACTAACCAAAAAGTTGAAAAAAAACCATACTTTATTGGAACAAATCCTACACCAAATGGAAAAAAATGGAAAACTGTTTACAAATTAACCGATGAGTTTAGTGATAACAAAATAAACTCAAAAAAATGGTATACAGACCCTAATGCTCATCCTCACTTAAAATGGCCTGGTCGTTTACCAGCTTTATTCCAATCCAAAAGAATAAAAGCAAATAAAGGTAAAATGACTATTGAAGTAGGAAAACTTGGAGAACCAAAAACAATTAGTCCTTATGGAAAACCTTTAACTTATACCTATTATGGAGGTATTTTACGTTCTAAAATAACCTCTACAGTAGGAAACTACTATGAATGTAGAATGAAAATGAGCAAGACAGAAATGGGTGGCGGCTTTTGGCTAATGGGTTATAACAATAATTGTAATAAAAAACATGAAATTGACATTACAGAGTCTGTAGGGGTCCTTACGCCCTTAACCGCAGAATGGGCAAGAAAAGCAAAATGGGATAAAATTTACCATTCTAACGCTATTCGTAGAGAAAATAAATGCCAGAAGGATTCAAAAAGAGCTCAAGGAGCGGTAACGACAACTACTAAAAATCATGAAAGATATTATGTTTATGGTTTTTGGTGGAAAAGTGCTACAGAACTTGTTTTTTTTCTAGATGGAAAAGAACAATACACTTTAACGCCTCCTGTTCCTTTTAATCAACAAATGTATTTACAATTCTCTATAGAGAGTTACGATTGGAATCCTATTCCTGCAGATGGAGGTAAAGTTGCAAGCGCTAATTTAAAAGATAGAACGTGCTACGTAGATTACATACGTACTTTTAAATTAATCAACAAATAA
- a CDS encoding GatB/YqeY domain-containing protein yields MSLQQDVMTAMKTAMKAKDSVALESLRAIKSVLLMAQTESGAKTELSEEEEIKIIQKLVKQRKDSAAIYTEQGREDLAAPELAQAEVIGQFLPEQMSEGDIAKVVEDVIAKTGADGMKDMGKVMGMVSSQLAGKADGKTISTIVKNKLA; encoded by the coding sequence ATGAGCTTACAACAAGATGTAATGACGGCAATGAAAACAGCTATGAAAGCTAAAGATAGCGTTGCTTTAGAGTCATTAAGAGCTATAAAATCTGTTTTGCTAATGGCACAAACAGAGTCAGGTGCAAAAACTGAGTTGAGTGAAGAAGAGGAAATAAAAATTATACAAAAACTTGTAAAACAACGTAAAGATAGTGCTGCTATTTATACAGAGCAAGGAAGAGAAGATTTAGCTGCTCCAGAATTAGCACAGGCAGAGGTTATAGGGCAGTTTTTGCCTGAACAAATGTCTGAGGGTGATATTGCTAAAGTTGTTGAAGATGTAATAGCTAAAACAGGTGCAGATGGTATGAAAGATATGGGTAAGGTAATGGGTATGGTATCTTCTCAATTAGCAGGTAAAGCAGATGGTAAAACAATTTCTACTATAGTAAAAAATAAATTAGCTTAA
- the ftsZ gene encoding cell division protein FtsZ: MSKNTELESNISFDLPKNQSNVIKVIGVGGGGSNAINHMFQAGINGVDFIVCNTDSQALENSTVPNKIRLGVTLTEGLGAGANPEVGEQAAIESMEDIKNMLDSNTKMVFITAGMGGGTGTGAAPIIAKQAKGMDILTVGIVTMPFQFEGKMRCQQAQTGIEKLRANVDSLIVINNNKLREVYGNLGFKAGFSKADEVLATAARGIAEVITHHYTQNIDLRDAKTVLSNSGTAIMGSANASGSSRAQEAIMKALDSPLLNDNKIAGAKNVLLLIVSGAQEITIDEIGEINDHIQTEAGHGANIIMGVGEDENLGDAIAVTVIATGFNVDQQDDIVNTESKKIIHTLEDEQKATHNLTPAAANVVYDVVEPETSPVKTEVTPAEPEVIKHTLFEEEKPEMDLIPTTNFIKNFNVFYDEVVADAPKEEDFVIVDVRDFDVVDAEEVKVVQEEDQFAFSFDIPKKEQKVEEDEQEHTITFSLDEEVNDMDVKDHVEVVPVLEYNKEGEKRYSLDDYMELEKELTGAKSKAEKFEPKIVDQELAFEKKTVAPKATQAPTPKPAPAAEPEERQVEVDPMNTPIEDLLKNRADERRRKLKDFNHKFKNNINTASDMENKPAYLRQGVNLNDSNPENRISRTTLSEDGEDIQLRSNNSFLHDNVD, translated from the coding sequence ATGAGCAAGAACACTGAATTAGAAAGTAATATCTCTTTTGATTTGCCTAAAAATCAAAGTAACGTAATAAAAGTCATTGGTGTTGGTGGCGGTGGTAGTAACGCAATAAATCACATGTTCCAGGCCGGAATAAATGGTGTAGATTTTATTGTTTGTAATACAGACTCACAAGCATTAGAAAACAGTACGGTTCCTAACAAAATAAGATTAGGGGTTACATTAACAGAAGGTTTGGGCGCAGGTGCAAATCCAGAAGTTGGTGAACAAGCTGCTATAGAAAGTATGGAAGACATAAAAAATATGTTAGATTCCAATACAAAAATGGTGTTTATTACTGCTGGTATGGGCGGTGGTACCGGTACAGGTGCTGCTCCAATAATAGCAAAACAAGCAAAAGGTATGGATATCCTTACAGTGGGTATTGTAACAATGCCTTTTCAGTTCGAAGGAAAAATGAGATGCCAGCAAGCTCAGACTGGTATAGAAAAGCTTCGTGCTAATGTAGACTCATTAATTGTTATAAATAATAATAAACTTAGAGAAGTATACGGTAATTTAGGCTTTAAAGCTGGTTTCTCTAAGGCAGATGAAGTATTAGCAACAGCTGCACGTGGTATTGCAGAAGTTATAACACATCACTACACACAAAACATAGATTTACGTGACGCTAAAACAGTACTATCTAACAGTGGTACTGCAATAATGGGTTCTGCAAATGCATCTGGTTCGTCTAGAGCACAAGAAGCTATTATGAAAGCATTAGATTCACCATTATTAAATGATAATAAAATTGCTGGTGCTAAAAACGTATTGTTATTAATAGTTTCCGGTGCTCAGGAAATTACTATTGATGAGATAGGGGAAATTAACGACCACATACAAACAGAGGCTGGTCATGGAGCTAACATTATTATGGGTGTTGGTGAAGATGAAAACTTAGGAGACGCTATTGCGGTAACTGTTATTGCTACGGGTTTTAATGTAGATCAGCAAGATGATATTGTAAATACAGAATCTAAAAAAATAATTCACACTCTAGAAGACGAGCAAAAAGCAACGCATAATTTAACGCCTGCTGCAGCTAATGTTGTATACGATGTTGTAGAGCCAGAAACTAGTCCTGTTAAAACAGAAGTTACACCTGCAGAGCCAGAAGTAATAAAGCATACTTTATTTGAGGAAGAAAAGCCAGAAATGGATTTGATACCAACAACAAATTTTATAAAAAACTTTAATGTGTTTTATGATGAAGTAGTTGCTGATGCTCCAAAAGAAGAAGACTTTGTTATAGTAGATGTTAGAGATTTTGATGTTGTAGATGCTGAAGAGGTAAAGGTTGTACAGGAAGAAGATCAGTTTGCATTTAGTTTTGATATTCCTAAAAAGGAGCAGAAAGTAGAAGAAGATGAACAAGAACATACAATTACCTTTAGTTTAGATGAAGAGGTAAATGATATGGACGTTAAAGACCATGTAGAAGTTGTTCCTGTATTAGAATACAATAAAGAAGGTGAAAAAAGATATAGTTTAGATGACTATATGGAGCTAGAAAAAGAACTTACAGGTGCTAAGTCTAAAGCTGAAAAATTTGAGCCTAAAATTGTTGATCAAGAATTAGCTTTTGAGAAGAAAACAGTAGCTCCAAAAGCAACTCAAGCTCCAACGCCTAAACCTGCACCAGCTGCTGAGCCAGAAGAAAGACAAGTAGAGGTAGATCCTATGAATACGCCAATTGAAGATTTGCTAAAAAACAGAGCAGATGAGCGTAGAAGAAAGTTAAAAGACTTTAACCATAAGTTTAAAAACAACATTAACACAGCAAGTGATATGGAAAATAAGCCAGCTTATTTACGCCAAGGTGTTAATTTAAATGATAGTAACCCAGAAAATAGAATTTCAAGAACCACTTTAAGTGAAGACGGAGAAGATATCCAATTACGTTCTAACAATTCTTTTTTGCATGATAATGTAGATTAG
- the ftsA gene encoding cell division protein FtsA, protein MEPGKYSVGLDIGTTKIVAIIGKENEYGKIEVLGIGKSKSLGVHRGVVNNITQTIKSIQQAVEEAEATSGLKISSVVVGIAGQHIRSLQHSDYITRPDSEQVINEDDVDILVNQVYKLIMLPGEEIIHVLPQEYKVDGQAEIKEPIGMYGGRLEANFHVVVGQVSSIKNVGRCIKSAGLDLGSITLEPLASANAVLSQEEKEAGIALIDIGGGTTDVAIFKDGIIRHTAVIPFGGNVITEDIKEGCSIIEKQAELLKIKFGSAWPGENKDNEIVSIPGLRGREPKEITLKNLSKIIHARVVEIIEQVYMEIKNYGHEDQKKKLIGGIVLTGGGSQLKHLKQLVEYITGMDTRIGYPNEHLAGDSTQDIASPLYATGVGLLMNAIETNAKNKEIALEEAQAEKEIAVENNQEEDGFQTEEPNATSTKKEVKPERKSIFEKWSDKLKDFLDNAE, encoded by the coding sequence ATGGAGCCAGGTAAATATTCAGTAGGGTTAGACATAGGGACAACAAAAATTGTAGCCATAATTGGTAAGGAGAACGAATACGGTAAAATTGAAGTTTTAGGTATTGGTAAATCTAAAAGCCTTGGTGTGCACAGAGGTGTAGTAAACAATATTACGCAAACTATAAAATCTATACAGCAAGCTGTAGAAGAGGCAGAGGCAACTTCTGGTTTAAAAATAAGCTCTGTTGTTGTTGGTATTGCTGGTCAGCACATACGTAGTTTGCAGCATAGTGATTATATAACAAGGCCAGACTCTGAGCAAGTTATTAATGAAGATGATGTAGATATACTTGTAAACCAAGTTTACAAATTAATTATGCTTCCTGGAGAAGAAATTATTCATGTGTTACCACAAGAATATAAAGTAGACGGACAAGCAGAAATTAAGGAGCCAATTGGTATGTATGGTGGTAGGCTAGAGGCTAACTTTCATGTAGTTGTTGGTCAAGTATCATCTATAAAAAATGTGGGTAGGTGTATTAAAAGTGCTGGTTTAGATTTAGGCAGTATTACATTAGAGCCATTAGCATCTGCAAACGCAGTGTTAAGTCAAGAAGAAAAAGAAGCTGGTATTGCATTAATAGATATAGGAGGCGGTACAACAGACGTTGCCATTTTTAAAGATGGTATTATTAGACATACTGCTGTAATTCCTTTTGGAGGAAATGTTATAACAGAAGATATAAAAGAAGGTTGCTCTATTATAGAAAAGCAAGCCGAACTATTAAAAATTAAGTTTGGATCTGCTTGGCCAGGAGAAAATAAGGATAATGAAATAGTTTCTATACCAGGATTAAGAGGTAGAGAGCCTAAAGAAATTACACTTAAAAACCTTTCTAAAATAATACATGCTCGTGTTGTAGAGATCATAGAGCAGGTATATATGGAGATTAAAAATTACGGTCATGAAGACCAAAAGAAGAAGCTAATTGGTGGTATTGTTTTAACGGGTGGTGGTAGCCAGTTAAAACACTTAAAGCAATTGGTAGAGTATATTACGGGTATGGATACCAGAATAGGTTACCCTAATGAGCATTTAGCAGGAGATTCTACTCAAGATATAGCAAGTCCGCTATACGCAACAGGAGTAGGTTTATTAATGAATGCTATAGAAACTAATGCTAAAAACAAAGAAATAGCATTAGAGGAAGCTCAAGCAGAAAAAGAAATAGCAGTAGAAAATAATCAGGAAGAAGACGGTTTCCAAACTGAAGAACCAAATGCCACATCAACCAAAAAAGAAGTGAAACCAGAACGAAAATCCATTTTTGAAAAATGGTCTGATAAGTTGAAAGACTTTTTAGATAATGCGGAGTAA
- a CDS encoding cell division protein FtsQ/DivIB, translated as MKVNWSYIKLVFLLLLLLGVYAFTGVRHQSKKIEKTTVEFLGEDNLFITQQMVNKLLIQNLGSLTNVPKDALVLNKVEKVLEANKMVKSAQVYLTVNGELTSKIVQRKPIGRIQGNSNFYLDDEGKRMPLSNNHSARVPIITGKITDDSLQNCFAFLNFVNADDFLKKNIIGIHIAKDNDFQLKLRLEDYVVSLGKVENLKAKFNNYKAFYSKATKDKALNNYKAVSLEYNNQVVCTKI; from the coding sequence ATGAAAGTAAATTGGAGCTACATAAAATTGGTGTTCTTATTACTCTTATTGCTAGGAGTATACGCTTTTACGGGTGTTAGGCATCAATCTAAAAAAATAGAAAAAACAACAGTTGAGTTTTTAGGCGAAGACAATTTGTTTATAACTCAGCAGATGGTTAATAAATTGTTAATACAAAATTTAGGAAGCCTTACAAACGTGCCAAAAGATGCGCTAGTTTTGAATAAAGTAGAAAAGGTTTTAGAAGCCAATAAAATGGTGAAGAGTGCTCAAGTTTATCTTACTGTAAATGGGGAACTTACATCTAAAATTGTACAACGTAAACCAATAGGGCGTATTCAAGGAAATTCAAATTTTTATTTGGATGACGAGGGTAAGCGTATGCCTTTATCTAATAACCACTCTGCAAGGGTGCCAATTATTACTGGTAAAATTACAGATGATAGTCTTCAAAATTGCTTTGCTTTTTTGAATTTTGTTAATGCCGATGATTTTTTAAAGAAAAACATTATTGGTATTCATATTGCAAAGGACAATGATTTTCAGCTTAAGCTTAGGTTAGAGGATTATGTGGTTAGTTTAGGGAAGGTAGAAAATTTAAAAGCTAAGTTTAATAATTACAAGGCTTTTTATAGTAAAGCAACAAAAGATAAAGCTTTAAATAATTATAAAGCTGTTAGTTTAGAGTACAATAATCAAGTAGTGTGTACCAAAATTTAA